From the genome of Papaver somniferum cultivar HN1 chromosome 2, ASM357369v1, whole genome shotgun sequence, one region includes:
- the LOC113348326 gene encoding ADAMTS-like protein 2, whose product MEKRRSFKLKLQSLFFLLITSSYLSSTFSLDFPPSSHGCFWTDSCQNKWFGGCGAGHVLIDYSDDCNGLCPQPGYDPCHPFYTHFHCCKSEAPKVTDKCAKCKSKVDFGDEYVCCMDCSDPSITDKATKVGYCKTGAELAVQQKLRETFKWVTGPWMPCSSPCDGGVRYRDMECYGQLEDMSIPHYPVDESRCSREEMPPEQEACNLKSCEDMAESDSLEGSKRSGMSAWLVMLLVLLSISAIGGLGFAGYTLYKRRTSTQQGFVYIMLEGYS is encoded by the exons ATGGAGAAAAGAAGGAGCTTCAAATTGAAGCTGCAATCACTGTTCTTTCTTCTCATCACTTCATCATATCTCTCTTCCACATTCTCACTTGATTTCCCACCTTCTTCTCATG GATGCTTCTGGACGGATTCTTGTCAGAACAAATGGTTTGGAGGATGTGGTGCAGGTCATGTCTTAATAGACTACTCTGATGACTGTAATGGACTTTGCCCGCAGCCAGGATATGATCCATGCCATCCATTTTACACTCATTTTCACTGTTGCAAATCAG AAGCTCCGAAGGTGACTGATAAGTGTGCAAAATGTAAAAGTAAGGTAGACTTTGGTGATGAGTATGTATGTTGTATGGACTGCTCGGATCCTTCTATCACTGACAAAGCTACCAAAGTTGGTTATTGTAAGACAGGAGCGGAGTTAGCTGTTCAGCAAAAACTACGAG AAACGTTTAAGTGGGTTACTGGTCCATGGATGCCATGTTCATCTCCATGTGATGGAGGGGTTAGGTATCGAGATATGGAGTGTTATGGGCAGTTGGAGGATATGTCCATTCCACATTATCCAGTTGATGAAAGTAGATGCTCGAGGGAAGAAATG CCACCTGAGCAGGAGGCCTGCAACTTAAAAAGCTGTGAAGATATGGCTGAAAGTGATTCTTTAGAAGGCAGCAAACGTAGTGGGATGTCTGCTTGGCTGGTTATGCTGCTTGTTTTACTCAGCATTTCAGCTATAGGTGGTCTTGGATTTGCAGGTTACACTTTATACAAGAG GAGAACCTCAACTCAACAAGGATTTGTATATATCATGTTGGAAGGATATTCGTAA
- the LOC113353682 gene encoding uncharacterized protein LOC113353682 has product MESNNSDGALSGADHEKVLTLGGGGADGGEGTSKSVKKDGDGLEKTKQVAKTGAKKVTEGVTFGFQLVKQKFKKKTQKRVGGGGGGEKTNKFGKKVGDGFEKTKGVAKSGAKKVGDGLGKTKEVAIKGGKKVKDGATFGFQWLKEKCSKTTPKH; this is encoded by the coding sequence ATGGAGAGTAATAATTCAGATGGTGCATTATCAGGAGCTGATCATGAAAAAGTTCTGActcttggtggtggtggtgctgatgGTGGTGAAGGAACTAGCAAATCTGTGAAGAAAGATGGAGATGGTTTGGAAAAAACTAAACAAGTAGCAAAAACAGGTGCTAAGAAAGTTACAGAAGGTGTAACTTTCGGGTTCCAATTGGttaaacaaaaatttaaaaagaaaacccaaaagcgtgttggtggtggtggtggtggggaaaAAACTaacaaatttgggaagaaagtCGGAGATGGTTTTGAGAAAACCAAAGGAGTTGCGAAAAGTGGTGCTAAGAAAGTTGGAGATGGTTTGGGGAAAACTAAAGAAGTGGCGATAAAAGGTGGTAAGAAAGTTAAAGATGGTGCAACGTTCGGGTTCCAATGGCTCAAAGAAAAATGCAGCAAGACAACCCCAAAACACTAG